The Sagittula sp. P11 genome window below encodes:
- a CDS encoding phosphoenolpyruvate carboxykinase translates to MTFGRVNPQFKLEDQGIEGLGNVYYNLMEPALIEAALKRGEGTLGKGGSFLVTTGTYTGRSPKDKFIVKTPSVEDSIWWENNTPMEPEAFDRLHADMLEHMKGRDYYVQDLVGGADPANAIDVRMVTELAWHGLFIRHMLRRPDREDLDSFTADFTIINCPSFKADPDRHGCRTETVIALNFDKKLILIGNTEYAGENKKSVFTLLNYILPGKGIMAMHCSANHAPNNPVDTAVFFGLSGTGKTTLSADPDRVLIGDDEHGWSDRGTFNFEGGCYAKTIKLSPEAEPEIYATTEKFGTVIENMVFDPETFDLDFEDDSLTANMRCAYPLHYISNASKTALGGHPKNIIMLTCDAFGVLPPIARLTPAQAMYHFLSGFTAKVAGTERGVTEPEPTFSTCFGAPFMPRRPEVYGNLLREKIAKHGSSCWLVNTGWTGGAYGTGSRMPIKATRALLHAALNGSLNTAPFRKDPNFGFEVPTHVEGVPDMLLDPRKTWDDKEAYDAQAEKLVGMFAENFAQYVPYIDDDVKAAALG, encoded by the coding sequence ATGACATTCGGACGGGTAAACCCGCAGTTCAAGCTTGAAGATCAAGGGATCGAAGGGCTTGGCAATGTCTATTACAACCTCATGGAGCCCGCGCTGATCGAAGCGGCTCTGAAACGCGGCGAAGGGACGCTTGGCAAGGGCGGCTCTTTCCTCGTGACCACCGGCACCTACACGGGTCGCTCTCCCAAGGACAAGTTCATCGTAAAGACCCCCTCGGTCGAGGACTCGATCTGGTGGGAAAACAACACCCCGATGGAGCCCGAGGCCTTCGACCGGCTGCACGCCGACATGCTGGAGCACATGAAGGGTCGCGACTACTACGTGCAGGACCTCGTGGGCGGGGCCGATCCGGCCAATGCCATCGACGTCCGGATGGTGACCGAGCTGGCGTGGCACGGGCTGTTCATCCGCCACATGCTGCGCCGCCCGGACCGTGAGGATCTGGACAGCTTCACCGCAGATTTCACCATCATCAACTGCCCCAGCTTCAAGGCCGACCCGGACAGGCACGGCTGCCGGACCGAGACTGTGATCGCGCTGAACTTCGACAAGAAGCTGATCCTGATCGGCAACACCGAATACGCGGGCGAGAACAAGAAATCGGTCTTCACCCTGCTGAACTACATCCTGCCGGGCAAGGGCATCATGGCCATGCACTGCTCTGCCAACCATGCCCCGAACAATCCGGTCGACACGGCCGTGTTCTTCGGCCTGTCGGGTACCGGCAAGACCACCCTGTCCGCCGATCCCGACCGCGTGCTGATCGGCGATGACGAACACGGCTGGTCCGACCGCGGCACCTTCAACTTCGAGGGCGGCTGCTATGCCAAGACCATCAAGCTCTCGCCGGAGGCGGAACCGGAAATCTACGCCACGACCGAGAAGTTCGGCACGGTGATCGAGAACATGGTCTTCGATCCGGAGACCTTCGACCTCGACTTCGAGGACGACAGCCTGACCGCCAACATGCGCTGCGCCTACCCGCTGCACTACATTTCCAATGCGTCGAAAACGGCGCTTGGCGGCCACCCGAAGAACATCATCATGCTGACCTGCGACGCATTCGGTGTGCTGCCCCCGATCGCGCGGCTGACACCGGCGCAGGCGATGTACCACTTCCTGTCCGGCTTCACCGCCAAGGTCGCCGGGACCGAGCGCGGTGTGACCGAGCCGGAGCCGACCTTCTCCACCTGCTTCGGCGCCCCCTTCATGCCGCGCCGCCCCGAGGTTTACGGCAACCTCCTGCGCGAGAAGATCGCCAAGCACGGCTCGTCCTGCTGGCTGGTGAACACCGGCTGGACCGGCGGCGCCTATGGCACCGGGTCGCGCATGCCGATCAAGGCAACACGCGCCCTGCTGCATGCTGCGCTGAACGGATCGCTGAACACCGCGCCGTTCCGCAAGGATCCGAACTTCGGCTTCGAGGTGCCCACCCACGTGGAGGGCGTGCCGGACATGCTGCTCGATCCGCGCAAGACCTGGGACGACAAGGAAGCCTACGACGCGCAGGCCGAGAAGCTGGTCGGCATGTTCGCCGAGAACTTCGCCCAGTACGTGCCCTACATCGACGATGATGTGAAGGCCGCCGCACTCGGCTGA
- a CDS encoding HPr family phosphocarrier protein yields MTQSVNRTLKIINEKGLHARASAKLVEVVEGFDARAEVSRDGMSASGDSIMGLLMLAAAKGTTIEVQTSGPDAEALANAVEALVADRFGESC; encoded by the coding sequence ATGACCCAATCCGTGAACCGGACCCTCAAGATCATCAACGAGAAGGGTCTGCACGCCCGCGCTTCCGCGAAACTGGTCGAGGTCGTCGAGGGGTTCGATGCGCGCGCAGAGGTCTCCCGCGACGGGATGTCGGCCAGCGGCGACAGCATCATGGGGCTTTTGATGTTGGCAGCGGCCAAGGGAACGACTATTGAGGTTCAGACCTCTGGCCCGGATGCGGAGGCTCTGGCCAACGCCGTGGAAGCCCTCGTGGCCGATCGGTTCGGGGAAAGCTGCTGA
- the rapZ gene encoding RNase adapter RapZ translates to MGQPGRETARIVLVTGPSGAGRATAINVLEDCGFESIDNIPLSFIPRLFDGDAPLVRPLALGIDVRNRDFSVERLVELRDSLNKPGIDADLLYLDCSAEVLMRRYSETRRRHPMAPDESPSEGIAREKTLMEDLRARADILIDTSELTVHDLRAEMEGWFGNVTGQGMAVSVQSFSYKRGLPQGLDVVLDCRFLRNPHWEPELRPHTGLDPQVAAYVEADPRHGPFLEKIEDLILMMLPACVEEGKAHFAIGFGCTGGKHRSVAVTESVSAALAREGWHVSIRHRELERRSAAPSSAQGLGAVPNGRKAG, encoded by the coding sequence ATGGGCCAACCTGGTCGAGAAACCGCAAGAATAGTTCTGGTCACCGGCCCTTCGGGCGCCGGGCGGGCCACCGCGATCAATGTGCTGGAAGACTGCGGGTTCGAGTCGATCGACAACATCCCGCTGAGCTTCATCCCGCGGCTGTTCGACGGTGATGCGCCGCTTGTCCGGCCGCTTGCGCTGGGAATCGACGTGCGCAACCGGGATTTCTCGGTCGAGAGGTTGGTGGAGTTGCGGGACAGTCTGAACAAGCCCGGCATCGACGCCGACCTGCTGTACCTCGACTGCTCGGCCGAGGTGCTGATGCGGCGGTATTCGGAGACGCGGCGCCGTCATCCCATGGCGCCCGACGAAAGCCCCTCCGAAGGCATCGCGCGAGAAAAGACCCTGATGGAGGACCTGCGCGCCCGGGCCGATATCCTGATCGACACCTCGGAGCTGACGGTGCACGACCTGCGCGCCGAGATGGAGGGCTGGTTCGGCAACGTCACAGGGCAGGGCATGGCCGTGTCGGTCCAGAGCTTCAGCTACAAACGCGGGCTGCCCCAGGGACTGGACGTGGTCCTTGACTGCCGGTTCCTGAGGAACCCGCACTGGGAGCCCGAGCTGCGCCCCCACACCGGGCTCGACCCGCAGGTGGCGGCATATGTGGAGGCCGATCCGCGTCACGGGCCGTTCCTCGAAAAGATCGAGGATCTGATCCTGATGATGCTTCCCGCCTGCGTCGAGGAAGGGAAGGCGCACTTTGCCATCGGCTTTGGCTGCACCGGGGGCAAACACCGGTCTGTCGCCGTGACGGAAAGCGTTTCGGCGGCACTTGCGCGCGAAGGCTGGCACGTGTCTATTCGCCATCGTGAATTGGAACGCCGCAGCGCAGCACCCTCGTCGGCGCAGGGGCTGGGAGCTGTTCCGAACGGAAGGAAAGCCGGGTGA
- a CDS encoding sensor histidine kinase — protein MALAERIPMGKDDDENRRDADVVLGDDWVAPDSTVEKEMRATRAQRGLFTLNRSPLTRKIITFNLIALNVLVAGVLWLNSSRDTLAVQRINALQSEVELLADVFESQLQPGAAPLGSAEGIDVAATLQGIDLREGTQVMVFDSATFLVGETEGKMAAAIPLRTEEEKPTVISDFLNAAWQGVAGLFTYFSDEPDLVLEDRLRRAIEAGDPTTTRVVQGGGSADTMFYAFSPIRLGNAIQGTVAMVAPAAEIDAAVRSERERVLQMFIIATLVSIGLSLVLASTIANPISDLADAAEIGRDRNRKHRTTGRIRIPDLTARPDEIGRLSGALRGMVSALYDRIDSNEQFAADVAHEIKNPLASLRSAVGSLRMVKKDEHRHKLLDVIEHDVRRLDRLVSDISNASRLDSELVKEEEQEFDLLKMIGNLAEFLGEDARAKGIEFISDLPKRPIMIGGLEARLAQVFVNLITNAISFCEDGDAIRVWARRRDNRVLVVVEDTGPGIPEEALQKIFKRFYTSRPQSDFGNNSGLGLAISKQIVEAHGGVIWAENIRPTEADATSEPLGARFVVGLPI, from the coding sequence ATGGCCTTGGCCGAGCGGATCCCGATGGGTAAGGACGACGATGAAAATCGTCGCGACGCCGATGTTGTGCTGGGCGACGATTGGGTCGCCCCGGACAGCACGGTGGAAAAGGAGATGCGTGCGACGCGTGCGCAGCGCGGCCTTTTCACGCTCAACCGCTCGCCGCTGACGCGCAAGATCATCACGTTCAACCTGATTGCGTTGAACGTGCTGGTTGCAGGTGTTCTCTGGCTGAACTCCTCACGCGATACGCTGGCCGTCCAGCGTATCAATGCGCTACAGTCCGAAGTCGAGTTGCTGGCCGATGTCTTCGAAAGCCAGCTTCAGCCGGGGGCGGCGCCGCTCGGGTCTGCCGAGGGCATCGACGTGGCCGCGACCCTGCAGGGCATCGACCTGCGGGAAGGCACGCAGGTCATGGTCTTCGACAGCGCGACCTTCCTCGTCGGCGAGACAGAGGGCAAGATGGCCGCCGCGATCCCCCTCCGCACGGAGGAGGAGAAGCCGACGGTCATTTCCGATTTCCTGAACGCCGCGTGGCAAGGTGTTGCCGGGCTGTTCACCTATTTTTCGGACGAGCCGGACCTGGTGCTCGAGGACCGTCTGCGCCGCGCGATAGAGGCGGGCGATCCCACGACCACCCGTGTCGTTCAGGGCGGCGGCAGCGCCGACACCATGTTCTACGCCTTCTCGCCGATCCGGCTGGGCAACGCGATCCAGGGCACCGTCGCCATGGTCGCACCCGCAGCAGAGATCGACGCCGCAGTCCGTTCCGAACGTGAGCGGGTGCTGCAGATGTTCATCATCGCCACGCTGGTCAGCATCGGCCTGTCGCTGGTCCTGGCCTCGACCATCGCCAACCCGATCTCGGACCTTGCCGACGCGGCAGAGATCGGCCGCGACCGCAACCGCAAGCACCGCACCACGGGCCGCATCCGCATCCCCGACCTGACCGCCCGCCCGGACGAGATCGGTCGTCTGTCGGGTGCGTTGCGCGGCATGGTCAGCGCACTCTACGACCGCATCGATTCCAACGAACAGTTCGCGGCCGACGTCGCGCACGAGATCAAAAACCCGCTGGCCTCGCTGCGCTCTGCCGTCGGCAGCCTGCGCATGGTCAAGAAGGACGAGCACCGGCACAAGCTCCTCGACGTGATCGAACACGACGTGCGCCGCCTCGACCGCCTGGTGAGCGACATCTCCAACGCCTCCCGCCTCGATTCCGAGCTGGTGAAGGAGGAGGAGCAAGAATTCGACCTCCTGAAGATGATCGGCAACCTTGCGGAGTTCCTCGGGGAGGATGCCCGCGCGAAGGGGATCGAGTTCATCTCGGACCTGCCGAAGCGCCCGATCATGATCGGCGGGCTGGAGGCGCGGCTGGCGCAGGTCTTCGTCAACCTGATCACCAACGCCATTTCCTTCTGCGAGGATGGCGACGCGATCCGTGTCTGGGCCCGGCGGCGCGACAACCGCGTGCTCGTCGTGGTCGAGGACACGGGCCCCGGTATCCCGGAAGAGGCGCTTCAGAAGATCTTCAAGCGGTTCTACACGTCGCGTCCGCAGTCGGACTTCGGCAACAACTCCGGCCTCGGCCTTGCGATCTCAAAGCAGATCGTCGAGGCGCACGGCGGCGTGATCTGGGCGGAGAACATCAGGCCGACAGAAGCCGACGCGACCTCCGAACCCTTAGGCGCGCGCTTCGTCGTGGGCTTGCCGATCTGA
- a CDS encoding response regulator transcription factor, with protein sequence MSKIALVDDDRNILTSVSMTLEAEGFEVETYNDGQAALDAFTKKMPDMAVFDIKMPRMDGMDLLQRVRQKSKMPVIFLTSKDDEIDEVLGLRMGADDYVKKPFSQRLLVERIRALLRRQEAVAGDVVGETEETKLMTRGSLTMDPLRHAVTWKGLDVSLTVTEFLLLQALAQRPGFVKSRDQLMDVAYDDQVYVDDRTIDSHIKRLRKKMRSVDPEFSAIETLYGIGYRYNEE encoded by the coding sequence ATGTCGAAAATCGCCCTCGTGGACGATGACAGGAACATCCTGACATCGGTATCGATGACTCTGGAGGCAGAGGGATTCGAAGTCGAGACCTACAATGATGGACAGGCCGCACTGGACGCCTTCACCAAGAAGATGCCCGACATGGCCGTGTTCGACATCAAGATGCCGCGCATGGATGGGATGGACCTGCTCCAGCGCGTCCGCCAGAAATCCAAGATGCCGGTCATCTTCCTGACCTCCAAGGACGACGAGATCGACGAAGTGCTCGGCCTGCGCATGGGCGCCGATGACTACGTGAAGAAGCCGTTCTCGCAGCGCCTTCTGGTCGAACGCATCCGCGCGCTTCTCCGTCGTCAGGAAGCGGTGGCCGGCGATGTCGTCGGCGAAACCGAAGAGACCAAGCTGATGACCCGCGGGTCGCTGACCATGGATCCGCTGCGGCATGCCGTTACGTGGAAGGGCCTCGACGTCTCGCTGACCGTGACCGAGTTCCTGCTGCTGCAGGCGCTGGCGCAGCGCCCCGGTTTCGTGAAGTCGCGCGATCAGCTGATGGACGTGGCCTACGACGATCAGGTCTACGTGGACGACCGCACCATCGACAGCCACATCAAGCGGCTGCGCAAGAAGATGCGCTCTGTCGATCCGGAGTTCTCCGCCATCGAAACGCTCTACGGTATCGGCTATCGTTACAACGAAGAGTGA
- a CDS encoding DUF3859 domain-containing protein produces the protein MFRTCLIAALLTTSAAASAQETGGFVRPPLSDMQFGVHCDVAKNGSREEPGTVSGIINLIDQHQTVDVVTQMVPAELGISFGIGAWLDPESEPLLLEVVVQHPPMGENGQEVEVWFAPLDPGEPAVNLFTFEKPFEMVEGPWRFQLRKDDEVLLEQNFLVTPPGTVPAVQKACFSAMIMS, from the coding sequence ATGTTTCGGACCTGCCTGATCGCCGCCCTCCTGACGACGTCCGCTGCCGCCTCCGCCCAGGAGACCGGCGGCTTCGTTCGCCCGCCGCTGTCCGACATGCAGTTCGGTGTGCATTGCGACGTGGCAAAGAACGGCAGCCGCGAAGAGCCGGGCACGGTTTCGGGCATCATCAACCTCATCGACCAGCACCAGACCGTCGACGTCGTGACCCAGATGGTTCCGGCGGAACTGGGCATCTCTTTCGGCATCGGCGCATGGCTGGACCCGGAGTCGGAGCCGCTCCTGCTCGAGGTCGTGGTACAGCATCCGCCCATGGGCGAGAACGGTCAGGAGGTCGAGGTCTGGTTCGCACCGCTCGACCCCGGCGAGCCCGCCGTGAACCTCTTCACCTTCGAGAAACCCTTCGAAATGGTGGAGGGGCCGTGGCGCTTCCAGCTTCGGAAGGATGACGAGGTGCTGCTGGAACAGAATTTCCTCGTCACGCCCCCGGGCACCGTGCCAGCCGTGCAGAAAGCCTGCTTCAGCGCGATGATCATGTCCTGA
- a CDS encoding HPr kinase/phosphorylase, protein MSETLIHASSVAVAGRGLLIRGRSGTGKSALALELLALGATLVADDRTLVSLRDGRLWLDVPETIRGMIEARGLGILNAQSAPAPLAAIVDLESEETERLPPIRKSTLLGMDVPLLHKTARPYFPAALVQYLKAGRRE, encoded by the coding sequence ATGTCCGAAACCCTGATCCACGCGTCCTCGGTTGCTGTGGCTGGCCGGGGACTGTTGATCCGCGGGCGATCCGGCACCGGGAAATCCGCATTGGCGCTTGAACTGTTGGCGCTGGGGGCCACGCTGGTCGCCGACGACCGCACGCTGGTTTCCCTGCGCGACGGCAGGCTGTGGCTGGACGTCCCTGAAACGATCCGGGGCATGATCGAGGCGCGCGGGCTGGGCATTCTGAACGCGCAAAGCGCGCCGGCCCCGCTGGCCGCCATCGTCGACCTCGAATCCGAAGAAACGGAACGGCTTCCGCCTATACGAAAGAGCACGTTGCTTGGTATGGATGTGCCGTTGCTTCACAAAACCGCGCGCCCCTATTTTCCCGCCGCACTGGTACAGTATCTAAAGGCGGGAAGAAGAGAGTGA
- a CDS encoding PTS sugar transporter subunit IIA, with protein MIGIVIVAHGGLAREYLAAVEHVVGKQPGMTAISIEADCDRSSKQAEICDAADAVDHGQGVVVVTDMFGGSPSNLSLNACRPDDRRILYGANLPMLIKLAKSRQLPVGDAVRSALEAGRKYIDTQNVPSEPT; from the coding sequence GTGATCGGAATCGTGATCGTCGCGCATGGTGGGCTGGCGAGGGAGTACCTCGCTGCCGTGGAGCATGTCGTGGGCAAACAACCCGGGATGACGGCCATTTCCATCGAGGCGGATTGCGACCGATCTTCGAAGCAGGCCGAGATCTGCGATGCTGCCGACGCCGTGGACCATGGCCAGGGCGTAGTGGTGGTGACCGACATGTTCGGCGGCTCGCCCTCCAACCTGTCGCTGAACGCCTGTCGCCCCGACGACCGGCGCATCCTATACGGCGCCAACCTTCCCATGTTGATCAAGCTGGCGAAAAGCCGCCAGTTGCCTGTCGGCGATGCGGTTCGCAGCGCGCTCGAGGCCGGGCGCAAGTATATAGACACCCAGAACGTTCCGTCCGAGCCAACCTGA
- a CDS encoding lysophospholipid acyltransferase family protein, whose translation MVESTQATDAGVRPVTSESAPYDKRKVSYANTFTNPWKANTIRAMEWATGKIPLLRMVRRFERIGSVEGQGFWAQALSVMGIDLLTPMEQIANIPKDGPVIVVANHPHGLVDGMVLAHLIGQIRTDYKILTRSLLTGVKEVDQFMIPVPFPHEVDAREQSLEMRARAMDHLKQGGVIALFPSGVVASSETWWGPAVEQVWNPFTAKMVQRSGATVVPIYFPGQNSRVYQMANQVSATIRQGLLIHEVVHACRRPQKPVVGPAITPEEVKAFTGGQREFVGWLREKTLALRED comes from the coding sequence ATGGTTGAAAGCACCCAGGCGACAGACGCAGGCGTCAGGCCGGTGACCTCGGAGTCCGCACCCTACGACAAGCGCAAGGTCAGCTACGCCAACACCTTCACCAATCCGTGGAAGGCCAACACCATTCGCGCGATGGAGTGGGCGACCGGCAAGATCCCTCTGCTGCGCATGGTTCGCCGCTTTGAGCGGATCGGTTCCGTCGAAGGGCAGGGCTTCTGGGCACAGGCGCTTAGCGTGATGGGCATCGACCTTCTGACCCCGATGGAGCAGATCGCCAACATCCCCAAGGACGGACCGGTGATCGTGGTGGCCAACCACCCGCACGGGCTGGTTGACGGGATGGTGCTGGCGCATCTGATCGGGCAGATCCGTACCGACTACAAGATCCTCACCCGCTCGCTGCTGACCGGCGTGAAGGAGGTCGATCAGTTCATGATCCCCGTGCCCTTCCCGCACGAGGTCGACGCCCGCGAACAAAGCCTCGAGATGCGCGCCCGCGCGATGGACCACCTCAAGCAGGGCGGCGTCATCGCGCTGTTCCCCTCGGGCGTGGTCGCCTCGTCCGAGACGTGGTGGGGCCCGGCGGTGGAACAGGTGTGGAACCCGTTCACGGCGAAAATGGTGCAGCGTTCCGGTGCGACCGTGGTGCCGATCTACTTCCCCGGCCAGAACTCCCGAGTCTACCAGATGGCGAACCAGGTCTCGGCCACGATCCGGCAGGGCCTGCTGATCCACGAGGTCGTGCACGCCTGCCGACGCCCGCAGAAGCCCGTTGTCGGCCCGGCCATCACCCCCGAAGAGGTGAAGGCCTTCACCGGCGGTCAGCGCGAGTTCGTTGGCTGGCTGCGCGAGAAGACACTGGCGCTGCGCGAGGACTGA
- a CDS encoding c-type cytochrome: MRHASPILALVLAASGIAAQPDAPSNTGAALYADACARCHGDEGKGGKAPALSNPSMEAMTTAHNYTRMLDAEDVDAAVVAIAAYLSPD; the protein is encoded by the coding sequence ATGCGCCACGCTTCGCCGATCCTTGCCCTCGTGCTGGCCGCCTCCGGCATCGCGGCGCAGCCTGACGCCCCTTCAAACACGGGCGCGGCGCTATACGCAGACGCCTGCGCCCGATGCCACGGTGATGAAGGCAAAGGCGGCAAGGCGCCTGCGCTGTCGAACCCGTCGATGGAGGCCATGACCACGGCGCACAACTATACCCGGATGCTCGACGCCGAAGATGTCGACGCGGCGGTTGTTGCCATCGCCGCGTACCTTTCCCCGGACTGA